The following proteins come from a genomic window of Sander vitreus isolate 19-12246 chromosome 14, sanVit1, whole genome shotgun sequence:
- the atxn1a gene encoding ataxin-1a, whose amino-acid sequence MKSNQERSNECLPPKKREIPSSTLPSDIRSPILPPASDSQRTENMAWLASVAGGNESGMGGHHSSSQSDSLQYKSLFSTSDSSSSSSSLRLVSSLPTVYTSPLSQSTVGGTVHYAQLPPNLQFIAPYAGYISPQLLPPPPPPPPLSSSSSSLAAQRQSHTETASAPSHASKHDQQRASTGRTSMPPPSTDPAPHHVQMSTSTRTVPSPHYQGGIHLPPQSLHPHHTLGHGMSQLVVQYTDAPTRKEEVGSRPRELHNGELERGRRFGASPESNLSKPGSKSRDSTSSLSSYEGRQLVLHSDFSTHDPSGLRTSFMLMPNSHGDHQLVPPRASPENQTTSAHLEKGGIILGKPVNRTPSSSNITSSFTFPPPLSVDSLKAAVSTLSPQTVIQTTHSATETLSMGLPSTSIYHQPPIIGYIAGGGGSQHTPISYHTSLQQHLLIPGAQPVIIPVSGGGVTTLEPVTSHITSSTQAAPFPTTLPHTYIAATAPKGETREAPSSSYHQAASGAVVQAQLHLPIVSTPPGLVAPSAPPPLSSTVAPPSLPPYFIKGSIIQLADGELKRVEDLKTEDFIQSAEISTELKIDSSTVERIEGSHTSPNFAVVQFSVGEHRAQVSVEVLVEYPFFVFGQGWSSCCPDQTTQLLELPCTKLSVGDVCISLTLKNLRNGSLKKTQPLELATPASVPASSYGHLKPPRAVPDAPQCCSGGGSRHNERENGISHRGRGGSGNRSGGGTNVENGDLVFGGRGSVYKGQVASSAEAGVTKPSGRRKRRWSAPEGRKVERSEEEPPLTLPKPSFISHEMKVSIEGRSSIGK is encoded by the exons ATGAAGTCCAACCAGGAACGCAGCAATGAATGTCTGCCCCCAAAGAAGAGGGAGATCCCCTCCAGCACATTACCATCTGACATTCGCTCACCTATCCTCCCACCTGCCAGTGACAGCCAGCGCACAGAGAACATGGCCTGGCTTGCCAGTGTGGCTGGTGGAAATGAGAGTGGCATGGGTGGACACCATAGCTCCAGTCAGTCTGACAGCCTCCAGTATAAATCCCTCTTTTCCACATCAgactcttcatcctcctcttcctcgttgAGGCTAGTCTCATCTCTTCCTACCGTGTATACGTCCCCCCTGTCACAGTCCACAGTTGGAGGAACTGTCCATTATGCCCAACTGCCTCCCAACCTGCAGTTCATAGCCCCATACGCAGGCTATATCTCCCCTCAACTGCTTccacctccccctccacctccccccctctcctcctcatcctcctctttgGCCGCACAGcgacagtcacacacagagacagcctCTGCTCCGTCACACGCCTCCAAACATGACCAGCAGAGAGCATCCACTGGGCGTACCTCCATGCCTCCGCCTTCGACAGACCCCGCCCCTCACCATGTTCAAATGTCAACCTCAACACGGACTGTGCCGTCACCTCATTACCAAGGAGGCATTCACCTTCCTCCCCAGTCTCTGCACCCCCACCATACTTTGGGACATGGGATGTCCCAGCTTGTGGTTCAGTATACGGACGCACCTACTAGGAAAGAAGAAGTTGGCTCCAGACCCAGAGAGCTCCACAATGGAGAGCTGGAAAGGGGTCGGCGGTTTGGCGCGTCCCCTGAGTCCAACCTCTCTAAGCCAGGGAGCAAATCACGGGATTCCACTTCGTCTTTGTCCTCTTACGAGGGCCGCCAGCTGGTTCTGCACTCAGACTTCTCTACTCACGATCCCTCAGGGCTGAGAACCTCTTTCATGCTAATGCCCAACAGCCATGGGGACCACCAGCTGGTACCACCCAGAGCCAGCCCTGAGAATCAGACAACCTCTGCACACCTGGAGAAAGGTGGCATTATCCTGGGCAAGCCTGTCAATCGCACACCCTCCTCCTCCAACATCACCTCCTCTTTCACGTTTCCACCCCCATTAAGTGTCGACAGCCTGAAAGCTGCTGTCAGCACACTGTCACCCCAGACCGTTATCCAGACCACCCACAGCGCTACAGAGACACTGTCGATGGGGCTCCCCTCCACCAGTATCTACCATCAGCCACCTATCATTGGTTACATCGCAGGGGGTGGTGGGAGCCAGCATACGCCAATTAGCTACCACACCAGCCTACAACAACACTTACTCATTCCTGGCGCCCAACCGGTCATTATCCCTGTTAGTGGAGGGGGAGTCACCACATTGGAACCTGTAACTTCCCACATAACATCATCTACCCAAGCCGCACCGTTTCCTACCACGctcccacacacatacattgcTGCCACTGCTCCCAAAGGAGAAACTCGAGAAGCCCCCAGCAGCTCATATCACCAGGCCGCTTCAGGTGCGGTGGTCCAAGCCCAGCTTCATCTCCCCATTGTTTCCACTCCGCCAGGACTAGTCGCTCCTTCTGCTCCTCCCCCCTTATCCAGTACAGTGgcgcccccctctctccccccataTTTCATCAAGGGCTCCATCATCCAGCTGGCAGATGGGGAGCTGAAACGCGTGGAGGACCTGAAGACAGAGGACTTCATCCAGAGTGCTGAGATCAGCACCGAGCTGAAGATCGACTCGTCCACAGTGGAGCGCATTGAAGGGAGCCACACCTCACCCAACTTCGCTGTGGTTCAGTTCTCTGTTGGTGAGCACCGTGCACAG GTGAGTGTGGAAGTCTTGGTGGAGTACCCCTTCTTTGTCTTCGGCCAAGGCTGGTCTTCATGCTGCCCAGACCAGACCACCCAGCTTCTGGAGCTGCCTTGCACCAAGCTCTCTGTGGGCGATGTGTGTATTTCACTCACCCTCAAGAACCTGAGGAACGGATCCCTAAAGAAGACTCAGCCCCTGGAGTTGGCCACCCCTGCCTCTGTCCCAGCGTCCAGCTACGGGCACCTCAAACCCCCCAGAGCTGTCCCAGACGCTCCCCAATGCTGCAGTGGAGGAGGCTCCAGGCACAACGAGCGGGAGAATGGCATCAGCCATCGAGGGAGGGGTGGAAGTGGGAATAGAAGTGGAGGAGGCACCAATGTGGAAAACGGGGATCTCGTGTTTGGGGGAAGAGGGTCAGTTTATAAAGGTCAGGTTGCCAGCAGCGCTGAAGCTGGCGTCACTAAGCCATCAGGACGAAGGAAGCGGCGATGGTCTGCCCCTGAAGGACGAAAAGTAGAAAGATCCGAGGAGGAGCCGCCCTTGACCCTGCCCAAACCTTCCTTCATCTCTCATGAGATGAAAGTCAGCATCGAGGGAAGGTCAAGTATTGGCAAGTGA